In Helianthus annuus cultivar XRQ/B chromosome 3, HanXRQr2.0-SUNRISE, whole genome shotgun sequence, a single window of DNA contains:
- the LOC110916142 gene encoding leghemoglobin reductase-like isoform X1 gives MPAVSLLRSIFILLMKPKTKFANHGIKCESAKMILTAMMAHKDKVVFKITKGIESLFKKNKVGIQTSFIMDVNEAALVMFGVIRNTGNDAHYRLSPLWRDNKTTNL, from the exons GAGCATCTTCATTCTTCTCATGAAACCCAAGACTAAGTTTGCAAATCATGGCATAAAGTGTGAGAGTGCAAAGATGATTCTCACTGCCATGATGGCCCATAAGGACAAAGTCGTCTTTAAGATAACAAAAGGCATCGAATCCCTTTTCAAGAAGAATAAG GTTGGGATACAAACCAGTTTTATTATGGATGTTAATGAAGCCGCTTTGGTTATGTTTGGTGTTATCAGAAAT ACTGGTAATGATGCCCATTATAGGTTGAGTCCTCTTTGGAGAGATAATAAAACTACCAATTTGTAA
- the LOC110916142 gene encoding leghemoglobin reductase-like isoform X2, whose product MPAVSLLRSIFILLMKPKTKFANHGIKCESAKMILTAMMAHKDKVVFKITKGIESLFKKNKVGIQTSFIMDVNEAALVMFGVIRNIKRIH is encoded by the exons GAGCATCTTCATTCTTCTCATGAAACCCAAGACTAAGTTTGCAAATCATGGCATAAAGTGTGAGAGTGCAAAGATGATTCTCACTGCCATGATGGCCCATAAGGACAAAGTCGTCTTTAAGATAACAAAAGGCATCGAATCCCTTTTCAAGAAGAATAAG GTTGGGATACAAACCAGTTTTATTATGGATGTTAATGAAGCCGCTTTGGTTATGTTTGGTGTTATCAGAAAT ATTAAGAGAATTCATTGA